In Candidatus Gastranaerophilales bacterium, a single window of DNA contains:
- a CDS encoding type II secretion system protein gives MQFIIPTQYNPVTTRSFTAFTLAEVLITLVIIGIIAAMTIPSLLNKTNEQETITAVKKAYSTLSRAHGLVLSQDSFDIADYGGYYDATMAYAGYITQYLNINKKCGRMNEYNSGCFPSVTYKNLDGSSGSTFGGTYFYTLQLTDGMSLAINLLASSYLSFPAFGTITVDINGDKYPNTFGKDLFSFIIHKDSIVPDGMPNYKYPEYSFNRDPSLCHTKGTGCTAWVIMKGNLDYLRKDVSL, from the coding sequence ATGCAATTTATCATCCCAACTCAATACAATCCTGTAACAACAAGGTCTTTTACCGCTTTCACATTAGCTGAAGTTTTGATTACTTTAGTCATAATTGGTATTATCGCTGCGATGACAATACCTTCATTGCTGAACAAAACCAATGAGCAAGAAACAATAACAGCGGTAAAAAAAGCATATTCAACTTTAAGCCGTGCTCACGGTCTCGTGTTGAGCCAAGATTCTTTTGATATTGCTGACTATGGAGGCTATTACGATGCAACGATGGCTTATGCGGGATACATCACTCAATATCTAAACATAAACAAAAAATGCGGAAGAATGAATGAATATAACAGTGGTTGTTTCCCCTCTGTTACTTACAAAAATCTGGACGGATCTTCCGGCAGCACATTTGGAGGAACATATTTCTACACACTTCAACTGACTGATGGAATGTCTCTGGCAATAAATCTATTAGCAAGCAGTTACCTCTCATTCCCTGCTTTTGGCACAATCACCGTAGATATTAACGGAGATAAATACCCGAATACATTCGGAAAAGATTTATTTAGCTTTATAATACACAAAGATTCTATAGTGCCTGACGGTATGCCAAACTATAAATATCCGGAATATAGTTTTAATAGAGATCCTTCACTTTGCCACACCAAAGGCACAGGTTGCACTGCGTGGGTCATTATGAAAGGAAACTTGGACTACCTTAGAAAAGATGTCTCATTGTAG
- a CDS encoding TolC family protein produces the protein MKFGYKIAVWALTLTLTFLLPANQAFSLEEATVKRAPMTIKDCINTALQNSPNVKKSKLNYESAKADVGISKSVYAPTIGLGTGYNYNKNDTSYTNINQNYYAAEASLNQLIWDFGKSYANIKMQGFNKITALFNFDNTVLTTIFDVKVNYYGVLAAEANVDIAKYNVDMNERNYQRTKAFFEEGIKSKIDLVNAEVYLSDSKVTLVKAENSYKNALIKLNNSMYMAYTPIYEIEDIKSVKQNKGLSPVNFLKIDEKKDISAPPKGVNDAFLISKVEKVDIVTNYKFEEFPYSFEECLDLAKKNRPDLKAYESTLKAMQENLLYVKREYYPSLSGKVGYAYRDLNSTKSLTAAVNLTTNLNVMQVKNDIDKAKVKVELAQNEIDLLNQNIYFQIQDAYVNMLELERQIPLLAIKVKQTKENLELADGRYSVGLGDYIELQDAKVNYNSAQYSYVQTVQNYNVARAALERVVALEQDTAIKIEDIKNEYKKS, from the coding sequence ATGAAGTTTGGATATAAAATAGCTGTTTGGGCTTTGACTTTAACTTTAACCTTTTTACTGCCCGCAAATCAAGCTTTTTCTTTGGAGGAAGCAACTGTAAAAAGAGCACCTATGACTATTAAAGATTGTATTAATACTGCTTTGCAGAACAGTCCTAATGTTAAAAAATCCAAATTGAATTATGAATCCGCAAAGGCTGACGTTGGTATCTCAAAATCAGTGTATGCTCCTACTATTGGGCTTGGTACGGGGTATAATTATAATAAAAATGATACTTCTTACACCAATATTAATCAGAACTATTATGCAGCGGAGGCGTCTTTAAATCAGCTTATTTGGGATTTTGGAAAATCATATGCCAATATCAAAATGCAGGGCTTTAATAAAATAACTGCATTATTCAATTTTGACAATACTGTTTTGACTACGATTTTTGATGTCAAAGTCAATTATTATGGTGTTCTTGCAGCCGAAGCAAATGTTGATATTGCAAAATATAACGTCGATATGAATGAGAGAAATTATCAAAGAACAAAAGCTTTCTTTGAAGAGGGTATTAAATCAAAAATAGACCTTGTAAATGCGGAGGTCTATTTGAGCGATTCAAAAGTAACGCTTGTAAAAGCTGAAAATTCTTATAAAAATGCTCTTATAAAGCTCAATAACTCTATGTATATGGCATATACTCCGATTTATGAAATAGAAGATATTAAATCCGTAAAACAAAACAAGGGCTTATCGCCTGTTAATTTTTTGAAAATTGACGAAAAAAAAGATATAAGTGCTCCACCAAAAGGCGTCAATGATGCTTTTTTAATCTCAAAAGTTGAGAAGGTGGATATTGTCACAAATTATAAATTTGAAGAATTTCCGTATTCGTTTGAGGAATGTCTTGACTTAGCAAAGAAAAACCGTCCCGATTTGAAAGCATACGAGTCAACTTTAAAAGCCATGCAGGAAAATTTGTTGTATGTAAAAAGAGAATATTATCCATCTTTAAGTGGCAAAGTCGGCTATGCTTACAGGGATTTAAACAGTACCAAATCTTTAACTGCCGCTGTTAATTTGACCACAAATTTAAATGTAATGCAGGTAAAAAATGACATTGACAAGGCTAAAGTTAAAGTTGAACTTGCTCAAAATGAAATTGATTTGTTAAATCAAAATATATATTTTCAAATTCAAGATGCATATGTAAATATGCTCGAATTGGAACGTCAAATCCCACTATTAGCTATTAAAGTTAAACAAACAAAGGAAAATTTGGAGCTGGCTGATGGCAGATATTCTGTCGGTTTAGGAGATTATATTGAACTTCAAGATGCAAAAGTTAATTATAATTCTGCTCAATATTCTTACGTGCAAACGGTTCAAAATTACAACGTAGCAAGAGCGGCACTTGAAAGGGTTGTCGCACTTGAACAAGATACTGCAATAAAAATTGAGGATATAAAAAATGAATATAAAAAATCCTAA